One stretch of Chryseobacterium indologenes DNA includes these proteins:
- a CDS encoding T9SS type A sorting domain-containing protein, with product MKSTTIFTICSLLISIFSFGQTSTELFETESNGSTSFTDNGVVFNIISHVSVFDIQANFPGTGWSGTSNDNRYIDNSNNTDSPPSFSIRTTSNLFKVNRFWMFLSSLNLDLSVQGSITITGKLSGVTKFTQTKTTGFATSLGATNGYTLIDMTNLNGQNYSNIIIDELRITANGGFRYVGFDAFTWVKDSNIVLGTSENKVAKKELSIYPNPTNGPLSINSEKNSEVKIYGTDGKMLKTIQTQKGSNEINISEFPKGIYFIKTANESTKVIKN from the coding sequence ATGAAAAGCACTACTATCTTTACAATTTGTAGTCTGCTCATTTCAATTTTTTCATTCGGGCAGACCAGTACAGAACTATTTGAAACGGAATCAAACGGAAGTACAAGCTTCACCGATAACGGGGTTGTTTTTAATATCATTTCCCATGTAAGTGTATTTGATATCCAGGCTAACTTCCCAGGAACAGGCTGGAGTGGTACATCAAATGATAACCGTTACATTGATAATTCTAATAATACTGATTCTCCTCCATCTTTCAGTATTAGAACCACTTCTAATTTATTTAAAGTAAACAGATTCTGGATGTTCCTGTCTTCACTCAATCTTGATCTCAGTGTACAGGGATCTATTACAATAACCGGAAAATTGAGTGGTGTAACTAAGTTTACCCAAACAAAAACCACTGGATTTGCAACAAGTTTAGGGGCAACCAATGGGTATACTTTAATTGATATGACTAACCTGAATGGCCAGAATTACTCCAATATTATTATTGATGAACTCCGTATTACAGCAAACGGCGGTTTCAGATATGTTGGCTTTGATGCCTTCACATGGGTGAAAGACAGCAATATTGTTTTAGGCACTTCAGAAAATAAAGTTGCAAAAAAAGAATTGAGCATCTATCCTAATCCAACGAATGGACCTCTTTCTATTAATTCAGAAAAGAACTCAGAGGTAAAAATTTACGGTACCGACGGCAAAATGTTGAAAACAATTCAGACTCAAAAGGGTTCTAATGAAATCAATATTTCAGAATTCCCAAAAGGAATTTACTTTATCAAAACAGCCAATGAGTCTACGAAAGTTATTAAAAACTAA
- a CDS encoding SMUG2 DNA glycosylase family protein, with translation MNKTFADQVIEFNENLSYSGNLPDDFEVLNPYLDNPETMQIMQKFYHKYYNDFRKRKFIVGINPSRHGAGVTGVPFTDTKRLENVCGIKMESAHTHEVSSVFMYDMIADYGGADLFYKDIYINSPFPLAIVRKTKNGWLNANYYDDKELFLDVKDFMIESLKKHISLHLDTSEVFVLGKKNAEFISKLNKEAQLFDTMTVLEHPRYIQQYKSKEKQLYIDKYILALKDKIRHSLL, from the coding sequence ATGAATAAAACTTTTGCAGATCAGGTGATTGAGTTCAATGAGAATCTGAGTTATTCAGGAAACCTTCCTGATGATTTTGAAGTCTTGAATCCCTACCTAGATAATCCGGAGACAATGCAGATTATGCAGAAGTTTTATCATAAATATTATAATGATTTTCGTAAAAGAAAGTTTATTGTCGGGATCAATCCTAGCCGGCATGGAGCAGGAGTAACAGGTGTTCCGTTTACCGATACCAAACGTCTGGAAAATGTATGTGGAATAAAAATGGAATCAGCCCATACCCATGAAGTATCTTCCGTATTCATGTATGATATGATTGCAGACTATGGCGGAGCAGATCTATTTTATAAGGATATTTATATCAACTCTCCATTTCCGTTGGCCATTGTAAGAAAAACAAAGAACGGTTGGCTCAACGCCAATTATTATGATGATAAAGAACTCTTCCTGGATGTCAAAGATTTTATGATAGAATCATTAAAGAAACATATCAGCCTGCATTTGGATACCTCAGAAGTCTTTGTTTTAGGTAAAAAAAATGCTGAATTTATTTCAAAACTCAATAAAGAAGCTCAGCTTTTCGATACAATGACAGTGCTGGAACATCCACGATATATTCAGCAATACAAATCAAAAGAGAAACAATTGTATATAGACAAATATATTTTGGCATTGAAAGATAAAATCCGTCATTCGTTGCTCTAG
- a CDS encoding winged helix-turn-helix domain-containing protein, giving the protein MIKISQLNKEFESRVRLGIMSVLMVNDWVDFSEMKGLLEITDGNLASHSNALEKVGYIEVKKEFVGKKPKTSYRVTQSGRQAFTDHLDALEKLLGR; this is encoded by the coding sequence ATGATCAAAATAAGTCAGCTCAATAAAGAATTTGAAAGTCGTGTAAGACTGGGCATTATGTCCGTTCTTATGGTGAACGACTGGGTTGATTTCTCTGAAATGAAAGGTTTGTTGGAGATTACAGACGGGAACCTCGCGAGCCACAGTAATGCCCTTGAAAAAGTGGGATATATTGAAGTGAAGAAAGAGTTTGTAGGGAAGAAACCTAAAACTTCTTACCGTGTTACCCAAAGTGGGAGACAGGCTTTTACAGATCATTTGGATGCTCTTGAAAAACTATTGGGACGCTAG
- a CDS encoding DUF4241 domain-containing protein, protein MNESWMQKWEEIKDKLVSPVDIETYFTSDEIMEQKMETMEIGDVSLPSGKVIVRDPLVYLNQKEQPFFIEVPKGNFPVSIAVVKLEDWGDRYAAAKVRFTNEKPVLYREALIGIENIENANEDEFFGFNVDAGLACITDPEVVPHVDKFIEELDVENIYDDYFAELFAKSYKENPKNQRDLGDWINWTVPNTEYQIPIFASGVGDGVYPVYFAYDDKDQICGVYIHFIDIELELSEYDEDEEEDDDTDQPDNFVTLK, encoded by the coding sequence ATGAACGAAAGCTGGATGCAAAAATGGGAAGAGATAAAAGACAAACTGGTATCTCCCGTAGATATTGAAACCTATTTTACCTCAGATGAAATTATGGAGCAGAAGATGGAAACAATGGAAATTGGTGACGTTTCCCTGCCTTCAGGAAAGGTAATTGTAAGAGATCCTTTGGTGTATCTGAATCAGAAGGAGCAGCCTTTTTTTATTGAGGTTCCTAAAGGAAATTTTCCTGTAAGCATTGCTGTAGTAAAATTGGAAGATTGGGGAGATCGATATGCTGCTGCAAAAGTAAGGTTCACTAATGAAAAGCCTGTGCTTTACAGAGAAGCATTGATCGGCATTGAAAATATTGAAAATGCTAATGAAGACGAATTTTTTGGATTTAATGTTGATGCTGGTTTAGCCTGTATTACCGATCCAGAAGTTGTTCCTCATGTGGATAAGTTTATTGAAGAATTAGATGTAGAAAATATCTACGATGACTATTTTGCGGAACTATTTGCGAAAAGCTATAAAGAGAATCCAAAAAACCAAAGAGATTTGGGAGATTGGATCAATTGGACTGTACCTAATACAGAATATCAGATCCCAATTTTTGCCAGTGGAGTAGGAGACGGTGTATATCCGGTGTACTTTGCTTATGACGATAAGGATCAAATATGTGGAGTATATATTCACTTTATTGATATTGAGTTGGAATTGTCCGAATATGATGAAGATGAGGAGGAAGACGATGATACGGATCAACCTGATAATTTTGTTACTCTAAAATAA
- a CDS encoding phage tail protein, producing MDEYIGIVKLFAGNFAPRGWMFCDGRLLSIANYSAVFSILGTTYGGDGRTTFALPNLKGRMALGAGNVNANEYYPLGVVAGTTQNTLLASNLPSVGAGFQLKVANKNANTSTPSATTSIAITGTQVGRDFNVVPSFINNANPDTVINNQSIAFVGQNLPVNNMPPYLGLNYIICIEGIYPPRD from the coding sequence ATGGACGAATACATTGGAATCGTAAAATTATTTGCAGGAAATTTTGCACCAAGAGGGTGGATGTTTTGTGACGGTAGGTTACTTAGTATTGCTAACTATTCAGCAGTATTTTCTATTTTAGGAACAACTTATGGCGGCGATGGAAGAACTACATTTGCCCTTCCTAATTTAAAAGGGAGAATGGCTTTAGGGGCAGGAAATGTAAATGCTAACGAATATTATCCTTTAGGGGTTGTGGCCGGAACAACTCAAAATACGTTACTGGCATCCAATCTTCCAAGTGTTGGAGCAGGATTTCAGCTTAAAGTAGCCAACAAAAATGCCAATACTTCTACTCCTTCAGCCACTACATCAATTGCTATAACAGGAACACAGGTTGGAAGAGACTTCAATGTGGTCCCAAGTTTTATCAATAATGCAAACCCCGATACAGTTATTAATAATCAAAGTATTGCTTTTGTGGGTCAAAATTTACCTGTGAATAATATGCCACCTTATCTGGGATTAAATTATATCATCTGCATTGAAGGGATCTATCCTCCAAGAGATTAA
- a CDS encoding CPBP family intramembrane glutamic endopeptidase, protein MLGIIAELFISWLLLRYIVKRNLSVLGLEPTWMRTFSLGIGFLLAALACICYQLMSTLFANNTWIFNKDVNFNNIITAIWWILKSVLFEELLFRGALLYIVIEKWGNKKGCILSAICFGVYHWFSYGAFGNILQMALIFFMTGIFGFVLAISFSKTRSMYLPIGIHFGWNLLDQILFSRSPLGVQILMKSNSNTLEGIPSLFVFLFQIFALPLMIYGYLHYLQRKQMPDKSVDPIIKKQQPKKKHFISK, encoded by the coding sequence ATGCTTGGAATTATTGCTGAACTATTCATTTCCTGGCTTCTGTTACGCTATATCGTAAAAAGAAACCTTTCTGTTTTAGGACTTGAACCTACCTGGATGAGAACATTCAGTTTGGGAATAGGATTCTTGTTGGCCGCTCTTGCATGTATATGTTATCAGTTAATGTCAACTCTTTTTGCCAATAACACCTGGATTTTCAATAAGGATGTCAATTTTAATAACATCATCACAGCTATTTGGTGGATTCTCAAATCTGTCTTGTTTGAAGAATTACTTTTCAGAGGAGCTTTGCTTTATATAGTAATTGAAAAATGGGGAAATAAAAAGGGCTGTATTCTGTCTGCAATATGCTTTGGAGTATACCATTGGTTCTCTTATGGTGCTTTTGGCAATATTCTACAAATGGCACTTATCTTCTTCATGACCGGTATTTTTGGATTTGTGCTTGCGATTTCATTTTCAAAAACAAGATCAATGTATCTTCCTATCGGCATTCATTTCGGATGGAATTTACTGGATCAGATTCTCTTTTCCAGGAGTCCATTGGGAGTACAAATCCTTATGAAATCCAATTCCAATACTCTTGAAGGCATCCCTTCATTATTTGTCTTTTTATTCCAAATATTTGCATTACCGCTTATGATCTATGGATATCTTCATTATCTACAACGAAAGCAAATGCCTGATAAAAGCGTTGATCCCATCATAAAAAAACAGCAACCAAAAAAGAAACATTTTATATCAAAATAA
- a CDS encoding DEAD/DEAH box helicase family protein, producing MNVFPKNAIFKYPWRAYQKKFLNHLDEYLVDNHLHVSAPAGSGKTVLGLEVMLRLGKPTLIVAPTLAIKNQWIQRFCELFLNIETAPGWISSDIRKPGIITVTTYQGVHAAIEGASEEGEIKGESSKVPASEIIKRLQQKKVGTFILDEAHHLKNVWWRSLMDLKNKIEPTVVSLTATPPFDVSGSEWQKYIQLNGPIDVEISVPELMIEGDLCPHQDLVHFTLPSQEEQTKIEYYHTQALGFFEEIKKDVVFLNAIEQHPLYQKPLEHLDWIYENISSYTSGLVYLHFRGKEIPQIHFEIIGDQQEYIPEFDFFWMEELLEFYLLVDQTHFKDYEDHRTDLGNRLKRLGFFEQKTLSFFNSKRLNQILNSSIGKLQGIKDIVDFEFSVLKENLRLVILTDFIKKEYLNSGTQNTLNLDKIGAIPIFEKLRRENVQQKRIGVLTGSLVIIPGSAKSIFEKLCTKKELSRISLFPLSYDSDYFIISLTEQVKHDIVHIITEIFQSGEIHILIGTKSLLGEGWDAPKMNTLILASFISSFVLSNQMRGRVIRTDKDVPDKTGNIWHLVCFDPNDENGGQDLDIMKRRFRTFVGISNKDVPTIENNFERLNVKAIETKEDVLEVNDLFFTLAKGRSNLVKRWENALSQGNILVEEIQVPSINMAGMQEVKMDYVGKMSRNMLKVIASSILLFWQNLLFGIFRNLQVINSVKTFSVFASLFGFAGFVVYGRKLYRSARQYWRYRDVGKQLGVLAEVVLYGLIHEKIIRTSFEKLKIVSSSNKSEGSFCYLKGGSQFENTQFIQTLQELVSQIDNPRYILKQQRKFFFLKKEQYFPVPEVFAKNKKSAEFFHKNWNKIVGASELIFTRTIDGRKILLKLRFETLLKRNGRIEHLHKWTR from the coding sequence ATGAATGTTTTCCCTAAAAACGCAATTTTTAAATATCCTTGGCGGGCTTATCAGAAAAAATTTCTGAATCATCTTGACGAATATCTTGTAGATAATCATCTGCATGTTTCTGCACCTGCTGGCTCTGGTAAAACAGTTCTCGGATTGGAAGTAATGCTGAGACTTGGTAAGCCTACACTTATTGTTGCTCCTACATTAGCTATCAAAAATCAATGGATACAAAGGTTTTGTGAGTTATTCCTCAATATAGAAACAGCTCCAGGGTGGATATCTTCCGATATCAGAAAGCCGGGAATTATTACTGTAACAACCTATCAGGGAGTTCATGCAGCTATTGAAGGAGCTTCAGAAGAAGGAGAAATCAAAGGAGAATCTTCAAAGGTCCCGGCTTCAGAAATTATAAAAAGACTACAACAAAAAAAAGTAGGTACATTTATTTTGGATGAGGCTCATCATTTGAAAAATGTGTGGTGGAGAAGCCTTATGGATTTGAAAAATAAAATTGAGCCTACCGTTGTTTCCCTTACAGCTACCCCTCCTTTTGATGTTTCCGGCTCGGAATGGCAAAAATATATTCAGTTGAACGGACCAATAGATGTAGAAATATCAGTTCCTGAACTGATGATTGAAGGAGATCTTTGTCCACATCAGGATTTGGTACATTTTACATTACCTTCTCAGGAAGAGCAAACAAAAATTGAATATTATCATACACAGGCTCTGGGCTTTTTTGAAGAAATAAAAAAAGATGTAGTATTTCTTAATGCTATTGAGCAGCATCCTCTATATCAGAAGCCACTGGAGCATTTAGATTGGATTTATGAAAATATATCTTCCTATACTTCAGGATTGGTATATCTTCATTTCAGAGGAAAAGAAATTCCCCAAATTCACTTTGAAATCATTGGCGATCAGCAGGAGTATATTCCCGAATTTGATTTCTTTTGGATGGAAGAACTTCTTGAGTTTTATTTATTAGTAGATCAGACTCATTTTAAAGATTATGAGGATCATCGTACTGATCTTGGAAACAGATTAAAGAGACTTGGTTTTTTTGAACAAAAAACGTTGAGCTTTTTTAATAGTAAAAGATTAAATCAGATTCTTAATTCAAGTATAGGTAAGCTTCAAGGAATTAAAGATATTGTTGATTTTGAATTTTCAGTTCTTAAAGAGAATCTCAGGTTGGTTATTCTTACCGATTTTATCAAAAAAGAATACTTAAATAGTGGTACTCAAAATACACTCAATCTAGATAAAATAGGAGCAATCCCGATCTTTGAAAAACTAAGACGTGAAAATGTTCAACAGAAAAGAATAGGGGTTCTTACAGGAAGTCTGGTGATTATTCCTGGAAGCGCAAAAAGTATATTTGAAAAATTGTGTACGAAAAAAGAATTGTCAAGAATAAGTCTTTTTCCATTGAGTTATGATTCTGATTATTTCATTATAAGCCTTACAGAGCAGGTAAAGCATGATATAGTACACATTATTACGGAAATTTTCCAAAGTGGAGAAATTCATATCTTAATTGGAACAAAATCATTACTGGGAGAAGGTTGGGACGCTCCAAAAATGAATACTTTAATTCTGGCAAGTTTTATAAGTTCCTTTGTTCTTTCAAATCAGATGAGAGGAAGAGTGATAAGGACAGATAAAGATGTTCCTGATAAAACTGGCAATATTTGGCATCTTGTATGCTTTGATCCAAATGATGAAAACGGCGGGCAGGATTTGGATATCATGAAACGCCGGTTCAGGACTTTTGTTGGGATTTCCAATAAAGATGTTCCCACCATAGAAAATAACTTTGAAAGGCTCAATGTTAAAGCCATTGAAACTAAGGAAGATGTTTTAGAAGTTAATGACTTATTTTTTACTTTAGCTAAAGGTAGAAGCAATCTTGTAAAACGTTGGGAAAATGCCCTTAGCCAGGGAAATATTTTAGTAGAAGAAATACAGGTTCCTTCTATCAATATGGCTGGTATGCAGGAAGTGAAGATGGATTATGTTGGAAAGATGTCTAGAAATATGCTTAAGGTGATTGCTTCTTCTATCTTATTATTTTGGCAGAATCTTTTGTTCGGAATTTTCAGGAATCTTCAGGTGATCAACTCTGTAAAGACTTTTTCAGTGTTTGCATCATTATTTGGATTTGCTGGTTTCGTAGTATATGGAAGAAAGTTATATAGATCTGCAAGACAATACTGGAGATATCGGGATGTAGGAAAGCAACTTGGTGTACTTGCAGAAGTCGTTTTATATGGGCTAATTCATGAAAAAATAATAAGAACTTCGTTCGAGAAGTTGAAAATTGTAAGTTCATCCAATAAGAGTGAAGGATCATTTTGCTATCTGAAAGGAGGCAGTCAGTTTGAAAATACCCAATTTATTCAGACTCTACAGGAGTTGGTTTCTCAAATAGATAATCCGAGGTATATCCTGAAGCAGCAAAGGAAATTCTTTTTTCTGAAGAAGGAACAATATTTTCCAGTGCCTGAAGTCTTTGCTAAAAACAAAAAAAGTGCAGAATTCTTCCACAAAAACTGGAATAAAATTGTTGGAGCATCAGAACTTATTTTTACCAGAACTATTGATGGACGCAAGATTTTATTAAAGCTAAGATTTGAAACTCTTTTAAAAAGAAACGGAAGAATAGAACATCTTCATAAATGGACAAGATAA
- a CDS encoding enoyl-CoA hydratase/isomerase family protein — MNEFVVSEIKNNIAEITFGTPKSNSLPGVILEKLAQTILDEGAKDEVKAILVKSEGEKAFCAGASFDELLAIEELEASTKFFGGFAKVLNAMRNCGKIVVVRVQGKTTGGGVGIACGADYCFATKDAALALTEINLGIGPFVIGPYVERKIGKSQFSAMAIDADFRSAEWAEQHNVYNSVSDSIQEMDEKLEKFLQTLASRSTDALALIKKVSWEGTDHFNELMPARIHMSASLILEDSAKKNIEEIKERLRAK, encoded by the coding sequence ATGAACGAATTCGTTGTATCAGAAATCAAAAATAATATTGCCGAAATTACTTTCGGAACGCCAAAAAGTAATTCCCTTCCGGGAGTAATTTTAGAAAAATTAGCTCAGACTATCCTGGACGAAGGAGCTAAAGATGAGGTAAAAGCTATTTTAGTAAAAAGTGAAGGCGAAAAAGCATTCTGTGCCGGAGCAAGTTTTGATGAGCTTTTGGCTATTGAAGAGCTTGAAGCCTCCACAAAGTTCTTCGGAGGTTTTGCCAAAGTTCTGAATGCGATGAGAAACTGTGGGAAAATTGTTGTGGTAAGAGTTCAGGGAAAAACAACTGGTGGCGGGGTTGGAATTGCTTGTGGTGCGGATTATTGTTTCGCAACAAAAGATGCCGCATTAGCACTTACAGAGATTAATCTAGGAATTGGACCGTTCGTAATCGGCCCTTATGTAGAAAGAAAGATCGGAAAATCACAGTTCTCAGCAATGGCTATTGATGCCGACTTCAGGTCTGCTGAATGGGCAGAACAACATAATGTATATAATTCTGTTTCAGACAGCATTCAGGAGATGGATGAAAAACTGGAAAAGTTTTTACAGACATTGGCATCAAGAAGTACGGATGCTTTAGCATTAATCAAAAAAGTTTCGTGGGAAGGAACTGATCATTTTAATGAACTGATGCCGGCAAGAATTCACATGAGTGCCAGCCTTATTTTAGAAGATTCTGCAAAAAAGAATATTGAAGAAATTAAAGAAAGGTTAAGAGCAAAATAG